The genome window CTTCAACGACTTACCTGCTTGCCTTTTGGCATGGCGTATCAGCTCATTTCGCCATTGTCATTTCACGGAGCTTACGATGATTCACTTTCGTTAACCCTTACCTCCCTTTCCCTTGCCGGATATATCAAACGAGCTGTCCGTATTCCAGCTTTTGTGCCTTGCATTCCCTTAGTTTCATTACTTACTATCTCGGTAGGCGGGGTACTTGACCCTTTTACATGGGAATATGGGGAAGGAGTCCCATAGAGGAGACGGCTCCTCAGTCTTTAGTGCTGATGCACCTACACACGACTTTCACGTCGCACTCGCACAAATTGAGCCGTCCGAATCATGTCGTCGATGATTCGATATTGCTCTGCTTTGCCCTTTAATTTAAACTCTAATACTATCATTGCAATAGTTTACCACTTTTACATAAACTTTTATTTGCCAGCTTGCATCTTTAACGAATCTTCACAGTTTTATTAAAGCCGTCCTGTAAGGACGGGGCTTTAGACCCAGTTTCTTGGTAACGGCGAGGACATTGGCATTCCAGTGGCGGCGGTTTGCGGGGCTAAGCCCGATCGTCCGAAAATTGTTGTACATTTCCACAATATCGATCGGCTGCGCGGCCGCCTCGCCCTAAAACTATTTGGTTTGGCTGACAAAATAGAGGTGTTCATGGCCTGCGCCAGCCCTCAAACTGACTTCCTCCGCAGTTATTTAGCTTTACCTGAATCCCGGATTTTAGTGCATCTAGACCAGACAGACACCCAGTTTTTCACACCCGGTCCCGTTTCTGGCGATAAAAAGCGGCAAACGGTTGTTAGCGTCGGATTAGAAAAGCGCGACTACCGACTCTTAGCAGCAGCAACTGCTGACTTAGATGTTGACGTAAAAATTAGCGGTTTTTCTAAAGATGCCAAAGCTTTATCGCAAGCTTTCCCCGATACTATGCCAGAAAATATGTCCCGCAAATTCTACGAATGGCCGGATTTAGTGCAGCTTTACCGCGATGCAGACGTAATTGCAGTTTGTTTGGCGGACAATAAATATGCTGCTGGAGTGCAGGGTTTGCTAGAAGCAATGGCCTGCAAGCGGCCGGTCGTCATTACTCGGACTCAAGGTATGGTCGATTATTTAGCGGCCCCGGATATTGCCAAAGTGGTAGATGTGGGAGATGCAGCAGGTTTGCGCGAGGCGATCGTCCATTTGCAAAAAAATCCTCAAGAAGCTGAATCTCAAGCGCAGCGGGGCTGCGAAATGGTGGTGAACCAGCACAGCAGCGAACCTTATGTCGATGTTTTGGCCCAGAAGCTGCGATCGATCTAAACTCGTAATATCAGCAACGGGCTTTCCGGCCCGTTCCACAAAACAGAAACTTGGTTGTGGAACAGCCCGGAAAGCCTGTTCATTAAAAACTGGTAAAACAGCCCGGAAAGCCTGTTGATTAAAAATCACGACTCGCGTCCACTCGCCCACTTATCCCGCCATTTCACAGTCCCTTCCGAAACTAAAACCCAGCGGCGACAAACCAGATTTTCTCGCAGCGGCGACAGTCCTTCCCGTAGCAGCGCATACTTATAAGAAATCAACTTCCCCGCACTTTCATTAAAAGGAATTTCCCCAAACCAAGTATTAGTATTGATATACTCCAAGGGATAACCCTTACTAATATCCCAATTCCCCAATTCAGGACAATCTCCAATCACCACAATTCTTTCCCCAGGCTGAGTTCTAACGCTGTTAAGCTGCGCCCGCACAATAGTTTTCGCCTTAACTCGCTCTCCGACGCGACTAAAAATCATTACTTCCTGCGAACCCAACTCTAAATTATACAGCATTCCATCTTTAACTTCAAACTTGCGGCGCGATAAAACCTCCGTATGCTCTCCATCAGGGAGCTCAGTATCAACCTCTTTAATTGTCACAGAATTCCCACGATTCATCGCTACAAATACTACCGAATCGCGATAGCGGCGCACGTAACAATAAACATCAGCAGTTAGATATTTTTGCCACTGACTCCCCATCGAAATAGCTGGATTCAGCCGCCGCAATCCCGACAGCAAACGCACATCTCGGTAAATCGGCGAATCAGTATCCCACTTTTCCATCATCGGGCGGTTGTAGGGGTCATTTCCCCCATCTGTATCATCGTGCAGATACTGTTCGGTGCCGTAATAAATGCAGGGAATGCCGCGAGTCGTCATAATTAAACATATCGCCAAATTCAGCATTTCTGGAGCGGGATTCAACGACTGAAACCTCGGCATATCGTGGTTGTCAATAAAAGTAATCAACTCCGTCGCCCCGTAGTAGCGGTGATCCAAATTCAGGACATCTTGGACTAACTTAAATCCCGCCTCCGCACCCTTTCCCAATACTTCTCGAATTGCCACGCACAGACCAAAATCTAAAATAGTCATCCCCGACTCGTTGGCAAATTCCACAGAACGATCGTTTCTAGGGTCGCTGTAAATCCATTCGCCAAAAATGAAAACATCAGGTCTGTGTGTTAAAATGTCAGCATTAAATTCCTGCCAAAACCAAATAGGCATATGCTTGACTGTATCAACCCGCAAAGCATCAACACCTCTGTCCAGCCATTGTTTAATTGCTGATTTAATGTAATTGCGGTAGGCAATATTGTTTTCGTTGAAAGTTGCTAAACCCGACAGTTCGCAGTTTTGGACTTGCCATTCATCTTCCCAGTTTGTGACTTCGCCGTAGTGGTGATACCAGTCATCTTCATCGTCGTTAAAGTCAGCTATTTTTACGCCGTCATCGTAGAGTTCCCCTTTTTTTCCGCTAAAATCTGGGTTGCTGTGATTGCAGACAATATCGAGCACGAGTTTCATATTTCGCTGGTGCAACTCGTGTACTAATTTGTCAAATACGGTATCTTTAGTTTCTTGTGTTTGGTTGATAGAAGGATTGTCGCCTTTGGCAATAAAGCGGGGATTTAGTCGCTTGAAATCTTTAGTCCAGTAGCCGTGAATCGCCGCTTGTTCGACAAATAATGCTTCTACTTGCTCGAACAGTGGAGTCAGCCAAACTGCGCTAACTCCCATATCTTTTAAGTAATCGAGTTTGTCGATAACTCCCTGCAAGTCGCCGCCCCAATACTTGCCCCAATCTTTCCCTTCTGGATCGTAAAGTTCTGGATTGGGGCCTTCGTTATTTGCGGGGTCGCCGTCGTAAAAGCGATCGACTACAATGAAATAAATTGTTTCTTGTCGGAATTCAATGTCTCTGGTGTAGAGGAATTCTAAATCGATTTCGCTTTCTGGCTTAACTTCTTCTACCAGAGACTGAATTTTGTCTTCTGACTCTGTAACTTCGTATTGAGAGGAAGTTTGATTGGGAGTGACTGATGTCATGAGATGTATTTTTTGATTATAGTAAGATTTGTCAGTTATGCGGAGCTAGAGTCGGAGATAGCTTTCCCCTGTGACTGACTTTTACAGCATCATACGGAATTTACTCGTTTAATGAAATCTGCCTTTAGACGGAGGGCAGACTCATCCTTGAGTATTAAGTGGATGAGAGTTAATATTTAGCGTAATTCTCAATCCAAGAGGCAGAACCTCAAAAACCTGCGCTACCAGGCTGATTCTGGTAACGAGAAAAGCTGCACTAATTGTGCGATCGTACTTTTTCCCTTCTTTTCATTCCTCCCGCAAATTTTGGATATCTTCAACGCTCAAACCAGTAGTTTGACTAATTGTTTGATTGTCAAGGAAATTGAGAAGTTGCCTAGCAATTTCTAGAGCCTTTTCTCTCATTCCTAGGGCGAGTCCTTCTTCTCTACCTTCTTGTCGCCCTTCTGCGATGCCTTGTTCTCTGCCTTGTGCGATTCCTTTTTCAATTCCCTTGAGCAAGACACCCTGCCGATCCAGAATAAACATTTCGCGTTCTTCTAAATCTGCCAACTCCTCTGGATTCAAATTAGTTTCATTTGCAATCGCAAAAGCTTGCTGTATTTCCGAGACTGTTTCCATTGTTGACGGCACTATTTCCAAGGTGGGAGCATTTTTCATAAAATAAATCCACTTGTCAGTCAAAGTTTCTAACTCATCCAGTTGTTTATTGAATTTTGGCAATTCGATAAAGATCGGTTCAATCTCTGGATCGACATAATCAAATAAACGCTTTTTCTCCTTGAACACAAAGTGAGAAATTACTTCTCGGTCATTGTCAAACATTTCAAAATCAGTAATTGTCAAAGCAATTACAGGTTTTAACTTAAAGTAACCTTGACCGCGAATCAGTTGAGTAGAATAAGTTTTCGCAGCATTGTAAACCACTCGTTTCGCAAAAGATGCTACATTTAAAACTTGCATCTCGATAATTACAGTTGCGCCTCCTGCAAGTCTGGCTTTGACATCTAGGTAAGAGTCTTTGAGATACGGAACTCTCGATGCTAAATACGGGTCGATAATTTCTAGGTCGGCGATGGTGGGGTTGCCATCATAAATCATGGCATTGAGAAAGCTGATTAAAATTGGTTTGCTTTCGTTGGAGCCGAATATTTTTTTGAAGGCAAACTCGATTTTGGGGTTAATTAATCTCAATGTCAATCTATTTTAAAGTGAGTTACCTATTATTTTAATCCAGTAAAAAATGGGTTATACCTGTTAGAATTAAGAGCGATATCCAAGCTTGAGCCGGGGACTCCATCAGCCATTAGCGCTTGCTCTATGTTCTATTCTGTCAAATCGACTTGTCGAATCTCTTCTAGCGTCATATCCAAGCATTTCGCGATTTGCTCGTCGCTCAATCCTATTGCTTGCAAGCGTTGGATCGCCTCAATTTTTGCCTGCTGCTTTCCCCGCCAAAAATCAGGCGACTCTTCCCGTGACGCGCCGATATTAAGTCTGGACTTCCCCCATACAAATGTACTAACAGTCCTAAAACTCTTACTCTACAAAGGATGCAACTTTTGAGCTGAAAATTTGTACCCATTTATCAGCAATAGCTGACGCAGGATCTCGCGCTCAATTGTTGTAGATTCAATATAATTGCCGATCGCAAACAGATAAGCTGTCGCGCATTTAAATTGTATATTCAGGGCGGGCTCATAGGCCCACCCCACAAGACGGGGAATTGTTTTTTAACAGACAATTTAAATGTATAACTGCTTATCAATCATCTACATGGGTACACAATTTTTTACTCAAAAATTACAACCTTTGTGATGAAAGGCTTGTGAGCTTGTGTAAGTATATTGGCAGGGGTAAGTTCAGATTTAAGTAAGCCCAGCTAAAAAAACAGAATATCCAGAACTACGACTTCTTTAAGTGCTGCGGCGATATAAAAGAAGAGCATTTTACGTTTAATTATAGCGACTTACTTATCCGAAAAAAGAACGATCGCCCGACATCCACCCCAACCCTAGCTCACTACAGCCACCGCAGACTCTGGAACCTGAGAATGCTCCACACGGAACACATTCGCGTTCAAATTAGCAACAATTTGTTTCCCCTGCTGCGTCAGTTCCAAATAGCCGATCGCATCCTTCACATACCGATAAACCACATTCCAATAAAACTTCGGATAACCATCCCGCAACGCCCCTGGATTTTGATAGCCCAAAACCAGATTTTGCCCAGTCTCCTCAAACTCGTAAAACAGCGCCGCAATCTTTTGCAAATATCGCGGATCGCTCAACTGACCAATTAAATCGGCAGCCCGAACTAAACCCGGATAATTTACAGTATCTTGATAATCTTCATCGGCAGGAACTGGGAAACGAGTCAGCTCAATATTGCGCTTAACCAGCTCGGCATCAATCAGTTTGTGACCGCCAAAACGCTCGTCAATAAACATTTTTCCGCGATCGACATGATAAGGCATCAAACTAGCATCCGTCGCCCCCGGAGGCAGCGTTAATTTCAGGTCGCCTATTCCCGTCGCATACAGTCCCAAATCTGTTCTATCTTGGCGGCAAACACCTTTAACATACCCGATATCGTGACACAGCAAAGCAATGTGGAAGTGCAGCCAATCTTCGCAGGAAACACCCCCTTCGCGGATGTGCTTCCCACCCAGAATTGCTTGTCCCACCAAGGTTACTAAAATAGTGTGTTCGACATTGTGGTAAAGAGCATCGCTATTAGCAATATTTTCTAAAGCCATACTCGCCACCCAAGCAATAATCTCACCATAGTCAGATTTAAACCCGCCGTAAGTGTGGCAGTAGCCTTCAATCAGGCGATTGACAAAAGCCTTAATCAGCAGTTCAGTTGCGTTAAACATATTCACTTCCCCGATCCCACGTAGATTATTAAATTATTTTTATAGTTATTGTTTTTGCTGCTACCGTTTGATGTTATTTTTGGCTTAAGCGCCGCGATGGATATCCACTCCTATCGAGAGGCATCCATTGATATTATCAACAATTATGGCTTAAATTATGGCTCTGGCAACTACCAGAGCGACAGACCCCATAAATAATTGATATCAATGGGCGATCGAGGTATGACACCCCTCAATCAGCAGTACCGTGTTACATCTTCCGCGCATACGTCAGTCGATTTTAGATTTGAGATTTACTCCACAGATACATCTGGGGGCAGGAAGTAGGATCTAAAATTTTGGGTTGCTCACCACTCTTGTCGGAAACTTGTCTCTGTTATGGCTGACCCCCCCAACAACGAGAGCGAGTGAAAGCGTAACCCCATTCATTAATTCCTCATACAAAGGATTAAGCTTGCACATAGGCAGTATGTGGAAAAAATGGTGTCCCCATAACTGAATATCTCTCTCACAAGAACACTGTGCGAGTATAAGTTGGCACACCACTGAGTTACTGGTGTCTCTCCCACTGCAATGCTATCGAGCCACTGTCGCACTGGTTGCACGAGGCGATCGCGAAAAGTTAAGTCTTGGCACTGATTTTCCGGGAAAATACTTGTAGTCAAGTTCACGATCGATCTCAGTAATCATTACTAACAAAAACTTATGAATCACCCGACTCAATCATCAACGAAACCCACCGTTGCGCCGGTGACGTGAAGAAGTTTTATGGGTGGCACTCGTCGCACCCAAATGTGATGCGAAGAGCTAGCATTTGTGATTTAAAACTCGCTAAAGTGTGAGACCGATCACGCCCCCGGTTCCCTACAGAATGTATATTTAGATAGATGGCAAGAAAAGAAGACAGAATAACTTGCAACCCTCCGTCGCAGCTTCCCTTCCCATCATCTGCGATGTATTACTCTGTATACTTACTAATATAAGGTTTCAGGCAATGATTAAACAAAAACATAAATATGCCGACCTTGCTCAACTCCCCCACACAGATACCGTGCTGCAAAAACTCCCTGTAGAAGTTAAAGATTGGGCCCAAAGCTTGCCTTGGAACCAACGGCGCTATGTCTTGTCCCTCTGCTACATATTGTGTGCATCTACTCCCGACTTGCAAGCAGAATTTTTAGATAATTATACAGCCGACGGTTTAGTCTCAAAAATGTTTGAAGATGTAGATACTCTACACCGAGTCAAAGAGTATCTAATCAGATTTAGAGTCAAAAAACAATTAAACGAATCAGATTTAAGAAGCTACATCAAACAATTTTATATCCACTCAGCTCAACAATCGCGCCGGGAAACTGACCAATATTTAGAATCTGCACTCCGCTTCGTTTTGAGTACAGAAGAACGCAATAATGTTTTTAACTACATTTTGGGCTTTGAATTTATTAAGATTGTGTTTCAAATGAGCTGGTTGCAACACGAAAGATTAGCGAGACTCCAAAAAAATCAGTCGCAGTTTATTGAAACCTATATCAAGCCGATTCAACACGCACACAGAATTAATGGCATAATTCTACCGAAAGATGAGAGAATCTTTTTTGCCAGACGCACCTATTACGTTCAACTGCCTAACATTTCTTACAGAAAGCTCATTGAGTTAGTCATGGCAACTTTTACTACAGAAATGGTGAGTAATTGCGGATTTTCTATCAGCCGCCACTCTCAAGCTCTGCGTTTTGACTGCGATTACATTTACGATCCAGAACCAGAAGAAGAAAGATTTCCTACTGACTTGCAATTTATTCATTGACTTTACCCAGTTACTTTGCTTTTTTCTTTTTACTTCTCTTTACTTTTAATTCGCTTTGAGAACAGAAGAGTTTTTGAAGCATGGCACTTCTAGTCGGCAATTTAAAATCTGATGTTACAGCCGGATTTTATATAAAATAGGAGGGCTGCATCAATTAACTTTCCGCTTGCATTTCTTCAATTTCAAACCAGCTAACTATCACTCCTGCTAGCGGAATCGCCAGAAATATACCTAAAAGTCCTGCCGATCTTGCCCCGACTAACAGCGCAAAAAATACCACTACCGGATTCAGGTTAAGGGAATTTTGCATGAGTCTCGGCTGAATAAAATTGTCTTGAAGTTGCTGCAAAATAATGCAAGCTGTCAATACTTTTAAAGATAGCCACACACTTTGAGACAATACAATAAAACAAACTAAGCTAATGCCCAGAGTCGCTCCAATCCCCGGAACTAAATCAAACAATCCGATAATAAAGGCTAAAATCAAGGGAAATTTTACATCTAACAGCAGAAAAATTAAAAAACTTGCTGTTGTCAAAAATAACATTAACAGGATTTGTGCCTTAAAAAATCCTAAAAAGTTTTTCTCTATTGTTACACTTAAACGCCTGTGCAGGTGTCTGGGTATAAATTTGAGAACTAACAGCCACAGCCTCTCTCCATCAAGTAACATGAAAGAAGCCACTACCATAATTAATATTAAATTCAATAAATTGGTTAAAAATACTTGTAAAAAAGCAATACTCGATACAACTCCAGCCAAAGCTTGATTTCGCAGTTGTTCCTCAATAACTCGCAGGTTAACTTGCAGGTTTCTCGCCCGCAGGAAGGCTTCGATGCGCTCTGAAAGAGGCGCCAGAGCATTCACGAATTCCGTCATGCTGTCAATTAATTGCTGTCCTTGAGATAAAAGAGTGACGCCTACGGTGACGGTGAGACCGCCAAAAACTAAAATGGCGATCGCGACAACGAAGGCGACAGCTAAACTTCGCGGTAAAAATCGCTGGAGATTTCGCACCGGATAGTTGAGCAAAAAAGCCACGAGTGCAGCAATCGCGAACACCGCGACTGCTGTTTCAAAGTAAGCTAGAAGTTGCAGTCCAGCCCAACCTGAAGCAAATAAAAGCAAAAACCGAACTAAGGCTAAATTGCTTAGCATATTCCAAAAATTGGGAGGGGTTTTTTCAAGCTGTTTCACAGGTATTTCCCGGGGTTAATAATAGCTCAAAAATATTGCAGAGTCCTCTTTTAGAATCGCACCCAAGATATATCTGCGGCTATCCCTCTCAAGGCAGAAAACAGATGTCGAACTGAGGCAGGGGAGGGTTCTCTTCACCATAAGTTCGATCGTCACGAATGCCCAATAAAAGACGCCCGCGATCGAACAAACAGCCTTTCTGACTCTAAAACCGCCTCGGAAACTCTTTGCGAAGGGAGCATTTGTCCTGACAGGCCCTCAACTAACACACAAACGCTCAAACTTGCTGGCGCCGAAAAACCCGGTTTCAGTGCCAGTCGCGAAAAATTTCAACTCTGCCTCGTGGCAGATAGTATGAACAGGTCAATTTTTGGGATACTAGAAACTAGCACTCAACTTAGCTGAGGAACAAACGTGCTGCTATCGAAAGGCTTTGAAGTAGAAATGTATACCGGCACGCCACAAGGTGAGGTGGTCGGTCTCTCCGATCGCATAGTTGCCGATCTAGAGGGATTTGTGCGGGAGCCTGATAGCCGCAATGTGGAGTACACGACTGCCCCGCTGTCGAGCTACGATCGCCTGTTGTGCGCCTTAGTCAAGCCGCGAGTTCGGCTGCGCGAGTATTTAAAACAATTGGGCGACTATACCTTGCTGCCGGGAAGTACCTTGTCTCTCGGGGGGAGCGATCGATTTTACCGATCCGATCCCAACAACCCCTACCACACCTACATCGAGCAAACCTACGGCACCAAAGTCGTCACCGCCAGCATTCACATCAACATCGGCATCTCCCAACCAGAAATGCTGATGCGCGCCATCCGCCTCGCCCGCGTCGAAGCACCGCTGTACCTTGCCTTGAGCGCCTCTTCCCCCTTCCTCGACGGCGAAGTCACGGGCTATCATTCCACTAGGTGGGGTTTGTTTCCCAAAACTCCCGCCATCGTCCCCCTGTTTGAAAGTCACAGACATTACATCCAGTGGACTGAAGAACAGCTAGAACTCGGTACTATGCAAAACGTCCGCCATTTGTGGTCTGCAGTGCGGCCAAATGGCGATCGTCGCCCCTACTGTCTCAACCGCCTCGAACTGAGAATTTGCGACCTTGAAGTCAATCCTCTGGCTTTGTTAGCCATCACTGCCTTACTAGAAGCTCGCATTTGGCAGATGATGGAAGACCCCAACTTAGACCCCTTAGAACTCAGCACCTTACCTGCGGCCACCCGCAACCAAGACTTAGTTGCTCTCACAGACGCTAACGAAATTGCTGCATCGCGGCAAAGTTTGGATGCCGAACTCACCCACTGGCAAGACGGCAGAACTATTCTGGCACGAGATTGGATTGAGGAAATTTACCGCGAAGTGTGGCCTATAGCCAAAAAACGCGGCTTTAGTTGCTTTCTCTCGCCACTCAAAAAGATTCTCCGGGAAGGCAACACGGCCCAGCAGTGGTTGAAGCTGCACGAGGGCGGTTCGGACACCCGCAGTATTATTCTGCAAGGAATGCAGGGGATGGCTCACCAAGAATGGGAGCTCGAAGACAACTTGTGCGCCCAGTTAGTTGCGTGAAGTACCCGCCGCTATTATCAGGGGGGCTTTCACTAGCCCCCTGGCTATGCGTACTCAGCCAATAATAAAAATAGCCCGAACCTCCATGAAAAAAGTTGCAGAGCGACGCCCAAAAACAAATCAGAATATTTAATCAATGGAGCTCGACAAAGGTTATAAATAAAAGCTATAAGGTATATCTACCTGTGGGTAGTTTTATAAATTTCCCAATAGCTGTATTTTTCGCTTTTAATTAGCTTCATGCCGCAACTTGTCTTGATTCACCCGCAAATCCCCCCGAATACTGGCAATATCGCCCGCACTTGCGCTGCCACAGGTACGGAACTGCATTTAGTGGGCCCGCTGGGGTTTGAAATTAGCGATCGCTACCTGAAACGGGCCGGCTTAGATTACTGGCCCTACGTCAATCTCCACAGCCACGAAGACTTAGCGGCTTTTGGGGCCTATCGGCAGCAGCGCGGGGGACGATCGATCGGATTCAGCACTGGCGGGCGATGCAGTTACGCCGAATTCCAATTTCAGCCCAGCGACTGGCTGATGTTTGGCTCGGAAACTGTAGGCATTCCCCAATTCGTCTTGGATGCCTGCGACGCCACAGTTTTTATTCCGATGAGCCAGCCTGGAGTCAGGAGTTTGAACCTATCCGTCAGCGCCGCTGTAGGTTTGTTTGAGGCTAAACGACAGTTGGGGGAGCTGGGATAAATCATTATCAACACATAAATATATAGATATTTAATAGCTGCCGGAGGCTGCTAAATCTTCATTTAAATATAAGAAATTTGTATCAAAGGGGTGAAAATCTAAATAGCAGACATTAATATATTTTATTCATGCAAAAACAGATTGTTATCAGCAACACCAAATTACTCCCAAGATGATTCAGCCGCAAAAACAGAGTATTTTAGCGATTTAGGGCGCGATCGAGTACCAGCTTGGGTCTGAACACTATATCTAGTAAATATACGGTTGTAGGTTGTCCGGAAATTAGCCTAAAGTCTGATAATAGGTGAGAGTCTTATGCCTTACCGGAACGCAGAATTTACATATTCGTTCCAGCTATTGCGGTGTAAGGCTTGTGGGGTTAATTGCAGCAGGTTTGACCGAAAATTTTAAAATTTATGACGGTTTGAGCTTGTCTAAATTAAAAAAGCAAGGTAATCTGGCCTAAGCATGATAGCTGTCAACAATCAGAATATTTTGCTTGTTGATTTAAACTCAGCGTCATGCGATCCCCTTGAGTGTTTCCAAGGACAGTTAGCGCTTCTCAGTAGGAGGTCGTTTTTTTGAAACGAACATATCCCCAAATTAAGCCTGTTCAGGCTAGTGAAATCGACAGAGACGGTTCTGCGGAACCATCCAAACAGACAACGCTCAGCACAGGCAGAGTTCGCTCTCTCGCCACGATCGGGCTGGCAATATCGGTAGGTGCTTCTGGCATCCTGCTACCGAGAAATGGAGACAGCGCTCGCGCGTCTGAACTCGCACCGACATCAGAATCCACCGCTGAAGTACAGCCAGTATCGGCCAACGGGCCAGCTACGCCGGCACAAGTTGACGGTTCCAGGGCCCCACAGCCCGTATCGCCTTCTGAACCCGCGACGGTTAAGGTGCAGGAGGGGCAAAGCCTTTTGGAGCTTTCTAGGGATTATCAAGTTGAACCGTTGGCACTAGCAACTGCCAACGACATCAAACCCGATACCCTACTCCAAGTTGGGCAACAGCTCAGAATTCCGACTGCGACGGAAGCCACACCACAACAGAACGCCGGCAATAGCACATCGGGTTCGCTAGATCGCCCAGCGACGGTCAATCCCGAACAAGAGTTAAATGTGACTGGCTCCGAGCCGGATAGTGCAGCAATGACAGCGCTGCCATCAACCGCAGCGCCCCCGCCGATCGCGACTGTACCGGAACAAAGTTCGATCGACATCCCGAATGCAGACGGGGCGATCGACAGTTTGAAAAAACAGGAAAACCGCACCACAGAATCTGGTCGAACTGCGCTCGGGTCGGAGGGGGGAGCAAATTTATCTACACCTGCGGCATTTTTGCCGGAGTCAGCACCGACGCTGACCTCCCCCGGATCTGCAACTGGGACAACTATTCCTGACCTCGGTGCCACACCTGTAATTTCCAATGCTGGGGTCGGTCAAGCAGCATCTCCCGATCGAGCATTCGAGTCAATTGAACAGTCTTTGGCAACACCCAGTTTGCCCTCGGCTGTGGTAGTCCCCCCTGCAGGAAGTACCGCCGCGCCGGCTGAGGTTCTCTACAGCGTGCGTCCGGGAGATACGGTAGATGCGATCGCCAAAGGTCACG of Oscillatoria nigro-viridis PCC 7112 contains these proteins:
- a CDS encoding AI-2E family transporter, which translates into the protein MKQLEKTPPNFWNMLSNLALVRFLLLFASGWAGLQLLAYFETAVAVFAIAALVAFLLNYPVRNLQRFLPRSLAVAFVVAIAILVFGGLTVTVGVTLLSQGQQLIDSMTEFVNALAPLSERIEAFLRARNLQVNLRVIEEQLRNQALAGVVSSIAFLQVFLTNLLNLILIMVVASFMLLDGERLWLLVLKFIPRHLHRRLSVTIEKNFLGFFKAQILLMLFLTTASFLIFLLLDVKFPLILAFIIGLFDLVPGIGATLGISLVCFIVLSQSVWLSLKVLTACIILQQLQDNFIQPRLMQNSLNLNPVVVFFALLVGARSAGLLGIFLAIPLAGVIVSWFEIEEMQAES
- a CDS encoding Rpn family recombination-promoting nuclease/putative transposase, coding for MRLINPKIEFAFKKIFGSNESKPILISFLNAMIYDGNPTIADLEIIDPYLASRVPYLKDSYLDVKARLAGGATVIIEMQVLNVASFAKRVVYNAAKTYSTQLIRGQGYFKLKPVIALTITDFEMFDNDREVISHFVFKEKKRLFDYVDPEIEPIFIELPKFNKQLDELETLTDKWIYFMKNAPTLEIVPSTMETVSEIQQAFAIANETNLNPEELADLEEREMFILDRQGVLLKGIEKGIAQGREQGIAEGRQEGREEGLALGMREKALEIARQLLNFLDNQTISQTTGLSVEDIQNLREE
- the gshA gene encoding glutamate--cysteine ligase gives rise to the protein MLLSKGFEVEMYTGTPQGEVVGLSDRIVADLEGFVREPDSRNVEYTTAPLSSYDRLLCALVKPRVRLREYLKQLGDYTLLPGSTLSLGGSDRFYRSDPNNPYHTYIEQTYGTKVVTASIHINIGISQPEMLMRAIRLARVEAPLYLALSASSPFLDGEVTGYHSTRWGLFPKTPAIVPLFESHRHYIQWTEEQLELGTMQNVRHLWSAVRPNGDRRPYCLNRLELRICDLEVNPLALLAITALLEARIWQMMEDPNLDPLELSTLPAATRNQDLVALTDANEIAASRQSLDAELTHWQDGRTILARDWIEEIYREVWPIAKKRGFSCFLSPLKKILREGNTAQQWLKLHEGGSDTRSIILQGMQGMAHQEWELEDNLCAQLVA
- a CDS encoding Npun_R2479 family HD domain-containing metalloprotein, giving the protein MFNATELLIKAFVNRLIEGYCHTYGGFKSDYGEIIAWVASMALENIANSDALYHNVEHTILVTLVGQAILGGKHIREGGVSCEDWLHFHIALLCHDIGYVKGVCRQDRTDLGLYATGIGDLKLTLPPGATDASLMPYHVDRGKMFIDERFGGHKLIDAELVKRNIELTRFPVPADEDYQDTVNYPGLVRAADLIGQLSDPRYLQKIAALFYEFEETGQNLVLGYQNPGALRDGYPKFYWNVVYRYVKDAIGYLELTQQGKQIVANLNANVFRVEHSQVPESAVAVVS
- a CDS encoding alpha-amylase family glycosyl hydrolase yields the protein MTSVTPNQTSSQYEVTESEDKIQSLVEEVKPESEIDLEFLYTRDIEFRQETIYFIVVDRFYDGDPANNEGPNPELYDPEGKDWGKYWGGDLQGVIDKLDYLKDMGVSAVWLTPLFEQVEALFVEQAAIHGYWTKDFKRLNPRFIAKGDNPSINQTQETKDTVFDKLVHELHQRNMKLVLDIVCNHSNPDFSGKKGELYDDGVKIADFNDDEDDWYHHYGEVTNWEDEWQVQNCELSGLATFNENNIAYRNYIKSAIKQWLDRGVDALRVDTVKHMPIWFWQEFNADILTHRPDVFIFGEWIYSDPRNDRSVEFANESGMTILDFGLCVAIREVLGKGAEAGFKLVQDVLNLDHRYYGATELITFIDNHDMPRFQSLNPAPEMLNLAICLIMTTRGIPCIYYGTEQYLHDDTDGGNDPYNRPMMEKWDTDSPIYRDVRLLSGLRRLNPAISMGSQWQKYLTADVYCYVRRYRDSVVFVAMNRGNSVTIKEVDTELPDGEHTEVLSRRKFEVKDGMLYNLELGSQEVMIFSRVGERVKAKTIVRAQLNSVRTQPGERIVVIGDCPELGNWDISKGYPLEYINTNTWFGEIPFNESAGKLISYKYALLREGLSPLRENLVCRRWVLVSEGTVKWRDKWASGRES
- a CDS encoding glycosyltransferase; its protein translation is MAAVCGAKPDRPKIVVHFHNIDRLRGRLALKLFGLADKIEVFMACASPQTDFLRSYLALPESRILVHLDQTDTQFFTPGPVSGDKKRQTVVSVGLEKRDYRLLAAATADLDVDVKISGFSKDAKALSQAFPDTMPENMSRKFYEWPDLVQLYRDADVIAVCLADNKYAAGVQGLLEAMACKRPVVITRTQGMVDYLAAPDIAKVVDVGDAAGLREAIVHLQKNPQEAESQAQRGCEMVVNQHSSEPYVDVLAQKLRSI
- a CDS encoding Mo-dependent nitrogenase C-terminal domain-containing protein; amino-acid sequence: MVCQLILAQCSCERDIQLWGHHFFHILPMCKLNPLYEELMNGVTLSLALVVGGVSHNRDKFPTRVVSNPKF